In Agrococcus jenensis, the genomic window GCGGCCTTGTAGGCCTTGGACTTCTGTGCCATGTGGATCTCCTAGATCAGAGTTCGTGGTGCGCGCCTGGCAGGCGCTCCCACTGGTGAGCCGTAGGGCTCGGGAGTCGAGGTCAGCCCTCGACGGTGATGCCCATGGAGCGGGCGGTGCCGGCGACGATCTTCTTCGCGCCCTCGATGTCGTTCGCGTTGAGGTCGGCCATCTTCTGCTCGGCGATCTCGGTGATCTGCGCCGACGTGAGCTTGCCGACCTTCGTCGTGTGCGGGACGCCGGAGCCCTTCTTGACGCCTGCGGCCTTCTTGATGAGCTCTGCGGCCGGCGGGGTCTTGAGGATGAAGTCGAACGAGCGGTCCTCGTAGACCGTGATCTCGACCGGGATGACGTTGCCGCGCTGGTTCTCCGTCGCAGCGTTGTACGCCTTGCAGAACTCCATGATGTTGACGCCGTGCTGACCGAGCGCCGGTCCGATCGGGGGCGCCGGGTTGGCGGCGCCGGCCTGGATCTGCAGCTTGATCAGACCCGTGACCTTCTTCTTGGGTGCCATGTCTCTTCCTTCTTGGTGTGTCGCGATCGCAGGCAGCGCTGAGCGCCCTGGACCGCATCCAGTCCCCTGTGGGGGCTAGAGCTTGCTGACCTGTCCGAAGCCGAGCTCGACAGGGGTCTCGCGCTCGAACAGGCTGACGAGCACGGTGAGCTTGCGGCTCGCCGGCTGGATCTCGCTGATCGTGCCCGGGAAGCCCGCGAACGAGCCCTCGGTGATGGTGATGGTCTCGCCGACCTCGAAGTCGACCTCGACCGCGAGCTGCGTGGGCTGCTGCGACGGCGCGGACTTCTGCTGCTCGGCGAGCTGCTCGTCGGCGATGGGCTTCAGCATCGTGAAGGCCTCGTCGAAGCGCAGCGGCGCGGGGTTGTGGGCGTTGCCCACGAAGCCGGTCACGCCGGGCGTGTGCCGGACGACCGACCAGGTGTCCTCGTCGAGCTCCATGCGGACGAGCACGTAGCCGGGGACGCGCACGCGGTTGACGCGCTTGGCCTGGCCGTTCTTCGTCTCGAGCACGTCCTCGGTCGGGACCTGGATCTCGTAGATGCCGTCGACCTGCATGTTCTCGGCACGGGAGGCGATGTTCGCCTTGACCTTCTTCTCGTAGCCGGCGTACGAGTGGATGACGTACCAGCGGCCGGGCTTCAGGCGCATCTCGCGCTTGAAGTCGTCGTACGGGTCGGTCTCGGGCTCGGCCGGCTTCTCGTCGGCAGGCACGAGGTCGTCGAGCGCCTTGTTCAGCTCGATGTCGAGGTCGTTGACGTCAGACACAGTCCACCTTCTCCTT contains:
- the rplK gene encoding 50S ribosomal protein L11, translated to MAPKKKVTGLIKLQIQAGAANPAPPIGPALGQHGVNIMEFCKAYNAATENQRGNVIPVEITVYEDRSFDFILKTPPAAELIKKAAGVKKGSGVPHTTKVGKLTSAQITEIAEQKMADLNANDIEGAKKIVAGTARSMGITVEG